The following proteins are encoded in a genomic region of Triticum dicoccoides isolate Atlit2015 ecotype Zavitan chromosome 1B, WEW_v2.0, whole genome shotgun sequence:
- the LOC119338172 gene encoding probable E3 ubiquitin-protein ligase ATL44, whose product MLRPSPYSSRRLLQSGDPSRIPGIPPADPPAGVSSDVVVILAALLCALICVVGLAAVARCARSRRNAHAHANQSSPSGSPAHALAAFGGGGGGHNHGTTTTTTTGASGGSVTTTSKGLKKKALKALPKLAYADAVAAAAAARGAVAGGEEEEGQDGILAECAICLTEFGEREEVRVMPQCGHGFHVDCVDTWLRSNSSCPSCRRPIVLDDPAPPKRCRKCEETILEAVIASSSSAGGGRGGFLP is encoded by the coding sequence ATGCTCCGGCCATCGCCGTATTCGTCGAGGCGTCTCCTCCAGAGCGGCGACCCCAGCCGCATCCCGGGCATCCCCCCGGCCGATCCGCCCGCCGGCGTCAGCTCGGATGTCGTCGTCATCCTCGCCGCCCTGCTCTGCGCGCTCATCTGCGTAGTCGGCCTCGCCGCCGTCGCGCGGTGCGCGCGCTCCCGCCGCAACGCCCACGCCCACGCCAACCAATCCTCGCCGTCCGGCAGCCCGGCCCACGCCCTGGCGGCCttcggcgggggcggcggtgggcaTAACCATGGTACTACAACTACTACGACGACAGGCGCGTCGGGGGGCAGCGTGACGACCACCAGCAAGGGGCTCAAGAAGAAGGCGCTCAAGGCGCTGCCGAAGCTGGCGTACGCGGACGCGGTGGCCGCGGCTGCGGCGGCGAGGGGCGCCGTGGCggggggcgaggaggaggaggggcaggaCGGGATCCTCGCCGAGTGCGCCATCTGCCTGACGGAGTTCGGCGAGCGGGAGGAGGTGCGCGTGATGCCGCAGTGCGGCCACGGGTTCCACGTCGACTGCGTCGACACCTGGCTGCGCTCCAACTCCTCCTGCCCGTCCTGCCGCCGCCCCATCGTCCTCGACGACCCCGCGCCGCCCAAGCGGTGCCGCAAGTGCGAGGAGACCATCCTGGAGGCGGTCATCGCCTCGTCGTCGTCGGCCGGCGGCGGCCGTGGGGGATTCTTGCCGTAG